Proteins from one Mytilus galloprovincialis chromosome 11, xbMytGall1.hap1.1, whole genome shotgun sequence genomic window:
- the LOC143052022 gene encoding uncharacterized protein LOC143052022, translated as MYKLALVERTRNGLEHVIGLSFLRTMCSQSYRNITVRDVILLNSAGYPHDILPGVVCKWHFNSQSAVWYKILAVTQNLTSACNRVLTVNQINVCWNDSLTVYNSSIQILHQNRQEMKSYNISVEVVPALRPSQNISILSSNNAFHISWDLLSTDFSDFKVVVSYFVYPFNGTWTDMNLESNITGHMVDTSNNRGSKYGITLFLRSQYGESTHTDIIDARSACVNNVTLKPQQSLALDSKNNEKDTFCQWNIDVESNVHWLKISTNHKDCTDSILVIANRTLTCKQSKYLSWIEQTSKIRISYRTDTTIDGTGISFIVSIVDKPTNPPDDINVITRGSAIVLSWKRPNDRPEVIQHYIVNYQIGSNSADHMIRTNPSQTFVNIDTAESLGQIFALKIASETNGGVGHFSKANFIRAACGVTKFILQRQSQIIIFPGHSQATYLPNVQCTWSFNTSVSLWFKINIDTLNLEHSDGCRKDYLQVGNSTFCGRLYNKEIVHRSNTVKIMFVSDGYIGGIGFILSVSAVGTPPDKPRNISIKPGTYGLMVTWERPLYKTDFIESYSLFYEHEYTSKPVKMLLSKRQFSYVIDTTKYPGTRFEVWMSSNGDGGTSSETSHVFAFSGCGGNINISNTSSFIITPFYGNWRPRDAFCKWHVTSQFSFLLQIMDVKLPQSNSSSCDHVTGQCGHLTNKCDRITLEISNYGKICDQQEVLKTYHIHEKEADFSLTARNNKDDIKLFLRISTSELMDTTSPSRTKQPVSMSGCSQYILKTFVLLCHPIDNVG; from the exons ATGTACAAGTTAGCATTAGTTGAACGAACTCGAAACGGACTAGAACATGTGATTGGACTAAGTTTTCTAAGGACAA TGTGCAGTCAATCCTACAGAAACATCACAGTTAGGGACGTGATACTATTGAATTCTGCAGGTTACCCGCATGATATTTTACCCGGTGTCGTCTGCAAATGGCACTTTAACAGCCAATCAGCTGTGTGGTACAAAATATTGGCGGTAACACAGAATTTAACCTCTGCATGTAATAGAGTTCTCACTgtaaatcaaataaatgtttgttGGAATGATTCTTTGACAGTTTACAACAGCTCTATACAGATACTTCATCAAAACAGGCAAGAAATGAAAAGTTATAACATATCTGTAGAAG TTGTGCCAGCTCTTCGTCCGTCGCAAAACATATCCATTTTATCATCGAACAATGCTTTTCACATTTCATGGGATCTACTTTCAACAGATTTTTCTGATTTCAAAGTAGTTGTGTCATATTTTGTTTATCCGTTCAATGGTACGTGGACGGATATGAACCTTGAATCTAATATAACAGGTCACATGGTAGATACATCGAATAACAGGGGAAGCAAATATGGAATTACATTGTTTTTGAGATCGCAATATGGTGAAAGTACCCACACAGACATAATTGATGCTCGATCTG CATGCGTGAACAACGTTACTTTGAAACCACAACAAAGTTTGGCTTTGGAttctaaaaacaatgaaaaagacaCGTTTTGTCAATGGAATATAGACGTGGAATCAAACGTTCACTGGCTAAAAATATCGACCAATCATAAGGATTGTACAGATAGTATCTTGGTAATAGCTAACCGGACGTTGACGTGCAAACAATCTAAATACTTATCGTGGATAGAACAAACATCGAAGATACGAATAAGCTACAGAACTGACACAACAATCGATGGCACTGGAATAAGTTTTATTGTATCAATTGTTG ATAAACCAACGAATCCACCAGACGATATAAATGTAATAACAAGAGGTTCTGCTATCGTGTTATCATGGAAGCGTCCAAATGATCGCCCGGAAGTCATTCAACACTACATAGTAAACTACCAGATAGGTAGCAATTCAGCAGATCATATGATAAGAACAAACCCGAGCCAAACGTTCGTTAACATAGATACAGCTGAAAGTCTAGGTCAGATATTTGCCCTCAAGATAGCATCGGAAACTAATGGTGGAGTTGGTCACTTTTCAAAAGCAAATTTTATTCGCGCAG CTTGTGGTGTTACTAAATTCATCTTACAAAGACAGTCACAAATTATTATTTTCCCTGGACATAGCCAGGCTACATATCTCCCGAATGTCCAGTGCACATGGTCTTTCAACACGAGTGTTTCTCTTTGGTTTAAGATTAACATCGATACTCTGAATTTAGAACATTCTGATGGATGTAGGAAGGATTATCTCCAAGTGGGAAATTCTACATTTTGTGGAAGGTTATATAATAAAGAAATAGTGCATCGTAGTAATACggtaaaaataatgtttgttaGTGATGGTTATATTGGTGGAATTGGATTCATACTCAGTGTTTCTGCTGTAG gaaCACCTCCTGACAAACCAcgaaatatatccataaaaccAGGAACGTATGGGTTGATGGTCACGTGGGAACGACCTTTATACAAAACAGATTTCATAGAAAGCTACAGTTTGTTTTATGAGCATGAATACACATCGAAACCAGTCAAAATGCTGTTATCAAAACGTCAGTTTTCTTATGTAATTGATACAACCAAATATCCAGGTACCAGGTTTGAGGTTTGGATGAGCAGTAATGGAGATGGAGGTACCAGTTCGGAAACAAGTCACGTGTTTGCATTTTCTG ggTGTGGTGGAAATATAAACATATCTAACACATCCTCTTTCATTATCACACCATTTTATGGAAACTGGCGCCCACGTGATGCTTTCTGCAAATGGCACGTGACATCACAATTCAGTTTTCTCTTGCAAATTATGGATGTTAAATTACCTCAATCAAATTCGAGTAGTTGTGATCATGTGACTGGCCAGTGTGGCCACCTGACTAACAAATGCGATCGTATAACACTGGAAATCTCCAACTATGGTAAAATTTGTGACCAGCAGGAGGTGTTGAAAACTTATCACATTCATGAGAAAGAAGCTGATTTTTCTCTCACAGCTAGAAACAACAAAGATGACATTAAGTTATTCCTTAGAATAAGTACCAGCG AACTGATGGACACAACATCCCCATCAAGAACAAAGCAACCAGTGTCAATGTCAG gttgCAGTCAGTATATTCTAAAAACATTTgtgttattatgtcacccgatcgacaatgtcgggtga